Part of the uncultured Anaeromusa sp. genome is shown below.
AGATGAAAAAGAACTTGTTTCTGAATCGGTACAGGTTAAGTCTGCTTGATAAGGAAAGGGGACGGTAATAATGGACAATACAATAGGCGCCGCTAAGAGAACGATGTTGGAAGAATTTATTTTTGGGGCGAAAAATGGATTCTATTTAGGGGTCGAGCGGATCTTGCCTGCTATGATCTTGGCCTATGTTATTATTTTATTTTTGAAAATGACCGGCTTGATGGCTGTTATAGGGCAAGCTATTTCACCAGTTATGGCGTTGTTCGGACTGCCGGGAGAAGCTGTTATCGCCCTAGTGTCTGCTTTTTTTGCAAAAGCGGCCGGAGCGGCCACTGCGGCGACTTTATATGCAGACGGCGTGATTACCGCGGCGCAAGCAACCATTCTCTTTCCGGCCACGATTACCATGGGGACGCTTATGGGCCATTTTGTTCGCTGTGTAGTTACCGCCGGGACAAACGCCCGGCATCACGCCTTGATGATTGCAATTCCAGTTATTGACGCCATGATTTCTATGCTGTTAATGAGGTTCCTATTGTCTGTAATGGGTATTGCATAAGAATTTAAAAATACGGTAATACCTTAAAGAAACCTGCTAATACTTACGGACAGTAAGGATTAGCAGGTTTTGCAGTAGGGGAACGGGTTTAAAAGGAAGTGTTTCATTTTTTTGGAAATTGTGCAGGAATATGTAATTTATATGCAGTAATAGATTTCTTTATAGATAAAGCTAGTGGTGAGTTGCCATTGCATGCAAAAGGTTTGTTAAAAATAAGACGCAATATGTTGGAATTAGGCAGAAGACAGGGGGGGATAAGATGAATGTGAGCAAGAGGAAACGGACTATTATAATCAGTGCGGGCGTGGCGCTGGTGTTAAACTTTGCGTCACCAGCCGGTGCAGAAATCAAAACTGAATTTGATAGCTTTTCGTTGTTCGACATAGACTGTGCGCCTCTTCATGATTCAAATGATCCCCTCAAGGGTAGTCCGCGTACGATTGTTGAAAAGGCGGTCGATTATTGGAATACGCTGACTAAGCACAGCCTGGACATGCAAATTCGCTATGGAGAGTTCAATGTCAATGCGCCATACACTGGCTTTAGCGGGCAGCTTGCAGGAAAAGAAATGATTGCTTTTAACATGTATTACGACAATCTAGTCTACAGCAACATTGATTACAGTTTTTCCTACAAAATGCCTGGGCAGATCCTGCATGGCAGCGGTATAGATTTTTTCTCGCTTACGACGCATGAAATCGGTCATAGCATGGGGATTAAACTGGATCGCGATGACGATAGGATTTACCCCAAAGTAGGCTCAAAATGGGGCGATTTAATAAGAGACACCGAAGGCAACGGTATCAACGGCTTGTGGATATCCGCCACTCCTGATCCAAAAGGAACCGAAACTTTTACCGACAAAATTTCTCGAGGTGTTAAATACGTCTTTACCGGTTCGTCTGCCGCTGCGGTATATGGGGACGTCTGGATGGGCGGAGTTAAAAAGGCTGTAGACCTTCCCGTTGAAGCAACCTATCAATTTAAAAAATCAAATAAGGATAATTTGTTTTATTGGGGTTCGTCCTTGGTGCATCCTTATACGCGGTTTGGCAACATGAATGCCATGATCGAATCCTCAAAACGCCCGTTTTTTAATGAAGCGGAATTGGCTGTTTTTCGTGATTTGGGGCAACCCGTAGACATAGAGGGGCAATTTGGTCACTCTGTATATACGGACGGTAATACGGCGACCAACAGTGACGTTTTTAGTAGTACTAACAAGTATGGTATTGGGCTGCATATTGTCGGCGATCATAATGTTATTACCCAGAAGGGGAATTTAGACGCCGGCGGGAGCGCAGGCGCAGGTATACGGATAGAAGGAATAGATAATAAAGTTTTGATTTCTGAAGGGACGAAAGTAGCAGCGAATGGCGAAGGAGGCTATGGCGTACTTATTTCGCATGGAGACGGCGCTCAACTAGTCAATTGTGGCACTATTGAGGCGATCGGCCCAAACGGTGTCGGCGTTTATTTAAACTCTGGCACCTGGAGTGATGACTACTGGACTGTGACGAACGGTAAAGCAAGACAGTTTGATAATACTGGCAGTATTAATGCCGGAAGTAATGAGGCTATTCGCTTAGCGGGATCTATTAACGACATAACTGTCAATTTTATGAACGGGTCCCGCGTCAACGGCCACATTACGGCAGAAACCGGCAGCAAGGGCGCTCTTGTTTTTGGCAAAAAAGCCTATGCAGACGGAACTGCTTCAGCCGAACTCGATCCTGAAGCCGTCATGTTTATGCATGGTGATATCAGTGGCAGCAGCGGGATTACGATGAATGTTTTGGCAGGCAAGCTTACGTACACGGGGACGGCTAGTGTTGCTGACGCAACGGTAGCTGCCGGCGCCGGACTGTTCGGCAATGCTGCTTATAACCTGCCAAACCTCACCAATCATGGCACACTTTCGCCGGGGGTTGTATCTTCGGGGGCTTCTGGTGAATTAGCTATAAACGGGAATCTTGTCAGCGACGGAAAATTAGGAGTAGCGGCTTATGGTGATAACGTCAGCAAAATTAGCGTATCCGGTCATGCGTCAGTTGCCGGAAGCAAAGTTGTCATGACGCCGGGCAGTCTGTATCTTCCGGGGAAATCGTATGACATTCTGGAGGCTAGGGGCGCTGTTACCGGCATTATTCAGGGGGGCGCTTTAACAGGCTTGCTGGATGCTGAAACTGCCAGTGATGGCAGCAAAATAACCGTGACCACCGTGAGGGCTGATAATTTGGGAATAAGAAACGTCCAACAGCAACAGCTATATTTGTTGCTGCAAGATATGTATAATAGTACCCAATCTCAGGAGATGGCGAAGGTCTTCAGTTTAGATGCTGAGAATACTAAGCAAGCTTTTAACGAGATTGCTGGTGGCGGACAGTTAGGAATGGCCGCTTTGACGCAAAGAAGCACTATGGCGGGACAGGCTATTGATTCCAGAATGCTTTATGCACGGAATAAGTATGTTTTGGGGGCAACCGCAAAATATTCAGGAGAAGAGGAAAAAATGCTTATTCCTAGTGAAGTAATTTCATTTGCTGACCCGGCCGAGGGACGCTGGTGGTTTAAATTAGGCAAGAGCTGGAATCAACTCGGGGACAACTACAACAATCACAGCAGCAGCGTTATTTGGGGCTTGGATACCAAGGTGAATGCAAACTGGACCAAGGGGTTGTTTTTCGCTTATGGCAAGAACAATGCTGCAGGCAGCAACAGTAAAACAGACAATCGGGATTTTCGCTGCGGCCTTTACACAGGCTATCATAAAGAGGCCAAAGCCTGGAATTTGTATGCTGATTATGGATTGCAGCATAATACAGCCGTCCGTTATTTGCCTATCTTAGGCTTAAAAACTGACAGCCATTATCACAGCAAAACTCTCGAATTGGGCGGAGAATATAAATACGACCTGGATTACAATACGGAACGGATCTGGCACGCAAGCCCCTACGTCAAAATGCAGGCGGTCAGGTATATGCAAGAAGGTTACCAGGAAAAAGGGGCAGGCGTATTTGACCAGCGAGTAAGTTCTATGCAGAGTAACTACATCGCCGGTCAGGCAGGCATTGAATTATCCCAGCAGAATAAGCAAGGAGGCGTAACGTTGAAAGCGGGCTATAAACATGTCTTTACTGGTGATGATCCCGCCGTGACGGTTGCGTTTACAGGTGCTGACGCTGCGCTTGCGGTGGCAGGGCCGCATATGGATCGAAATTTGCTTGTTCTTGGCATAAGCGGCTGGCATCGCCTGGATGGTAACTGGGTGCTGGACGGCAAGATAGAAATGGAAAGAGGAGCGCGCGACAAGAATATAGTGGGTGAAGTAACGGTCAAACATATGTGGTAGTCGTATAGAGGATTTGCGAGTATATCTTGTCACAGCGGCAAAGAGCGTCTTAAGAAAACCCGTCACTTCCTACATTTGCTAGGTATGGGCGGGTTATTTGCTATTCCAGCATACTAATATGCGAAGAAAATATGTTCTGTTTTGCTTTGCAGGAAAAATATAGAAGAAGCAGAAATAAGAAAAGTGAAAAGCCAGGATACTCCTTTTCTTGCGCGTAATTACGTTTCATTTTAAGGGTTGAGGGAAGGAGAGCAAGAATGAATTTCTTAAAAAGCAGCGTGAGCGGTAAAATATGGCTAGCTGCTTTGGGGGCGGCGGTCGCGGGACCGTTGCTGTTAACTATAGCAGATTCGACCGCAATGTTGGCGGGCGGGCTTTTTTTGTATGTGTTTTTTTTGCAGTATCAGGCTTTTCAAAAACAAGAAATGCAAAAAAAACAAATCGCTCAAGAAAAGATGCTGCGAGAAATAAGTTTTGGTTTGTTCAACAATGTATTGGAAGCAGATATTAGCGAAAATCGGGTTTTGGGAGAGAATGCCCTTAAACTTTCGGATTTACTTGGCTTAAACAAGTCCGATGATTATGAAGAAATAATTGAAGCCGTAGTTGCGAGGCTCGTGAAAGAAGATTTTCGCGAGGAATACAAAAAAAGATTTTCTCGGGAAGCTATATTAGCGCTGTACCAAGCGGGGCAGAGCAGTTTTGAGTATGAATTTATTGAGCGATCCGACGGAGTCTCCTATGCCTGGGTGCAGACGTCTGTTTGCATCTATCGTTCTTTTGACACAGGAACGATACGGATTATTTCTCATGTGAAGAACATTCAGCAAAAAAAAGAAAAAGAATTTGCGATTCTTCAAAAAGCCCAGCGTGATCCACTGACAAATTTGTACAATAAGGTCGTTACGAAGGAGTTTATTGATGAGTTTTTGCTGTCCATGGAAGGCCGTGGTATGCATGCTGTTTATCTCATTGATATTGACAATTTCAAATTTATCAATGATCATTTTGGCCATGCTTTTGGCGATGCTGTGCTATCTAGGGTAGCTGAAAAATTGAATCGTTCTTTTAGAGCTTCCGATATTGTGGGGCGAATTGGAGGCGATGAATTCTTGGTGCTTGCGAAAAATGTTGAGGACCGAGCGATTGTTTTGCGTAAAGCGAAAGAAACTTGCAAAAGTATGCACAACTTGCTTAAAGGCATTAGCGGTAGCGCTAGTGTGGCAATAAGCATAGGGATTTGTATAGTTCCAGATGACGGAACTGTTTTTGACGAGGTGTATGTAAAAGCGGATGCTGCGCTTTATGCGGCTAAGAAGAAGGGGAAGAACACTTTCGTATTATATGAAAATCTGTGAGGGACGCTTGGCTTTTCTCAAGATATGGTTAGAGGCTGCAGGAATTGAAAATAATCATAGCGTTAGCCTGTATGTACTTCTTTTGCTAAGTACGTACAGGCTTTTATTGTATTTTAGATAGAGTTGTATTATTATATAGATTAATGATAAAGAGTATCAATGTTAATTAGTTGTTAATTTTATCAGTGCGTTTTTAGTGTGCAATAAATCTCGAAAGTAGGATGGTGATAAAAGTGATGAATTTTTTTAAAAAAAAGACTCCCTGTGATGAAGCAGTTTGTATTTTGCAAAACGTTGAAGAACGCTTGCAGGGAAAGCCCCATGCCTTTGGGACCTTAAAAGTTGAGTATCCAATACATAAGCGAATGTTAACTCAGTTTGAAAAATTGCTAAACAGTGAAGAGAAGATGTCTAGTTCATGTAAGCGCATGCTATCGACAGTTTCTTCGCTAAGCGAATTTGATGTCAGAATGACTCATTCTGCCTATGAACTATCGCAGTTTGCCAAACAAATGGCATTAGTCAGCGAATCTAATTTAGCGGTCGTAGAAGAAATAACAGCGAGTATGAACGATGTGAACGAAACGGTGGAGCAGACTTCGCACAAAATGCAGGAGTTATCTGATTCATCGCATACGCTGATCCAAAAGAATGATGAAAGTATGACGCAAATTGGCGAGTTGGTAGATTTAAAAGAACATGTTGTTGAAGATACTAAGAAGATGAGTATTCAAATTGAAGAACTTACAACTATGGCGGAAAACATCAGCGAGATTGTGAATGGAGTGGCGGCGATTGCGGAACAAACGAATTTGCTGGCTTTAAATGCCTCGATTGAAGCGGCTCGAGCTGGTGAAATGGGTCGAGGCTTTGCTGTTGTGGCTTCGGAGATTCGCAAACTAGCAGATAGTACGAAGGAAAATTTGCAAAACATGCGAGGCTTTGTAACCAATATTCAAGTGGCGGCTCAGGGCGGTAAAGAAAGCTTGCTCAATACATTAAGCTCGACTAACTTAATGAATGAAAAACTGGATACTATTTCAGGGACGATTCACGGAAATGTGGAAATGTTAAAGCATACAGTACTGGAAGTTAACGATATTTCGCAATTGATGGTTCACGTTAAGGAGTCGGCGCAACAAGTCAATCAGGCGATGATGCTGTCTGCGTCTGATGCGGAAAAACTTCATGGAATGACGCAAGATATTCATAAGGATGCGGTGGAAAGCGAAGAAAATGCCAAACAAATTTCCCGGATTGATACAGAATTAAGCGAGGTTGTTCGCGGAATGGTTGCCGCATTAAACGGTGGCATTCATTCTATTTCTAATCAAGACTTGTTGGCGAATTTAAATAAAGCAAAAGAGGCGCATGGAAATTGGGTGAAAAATCTCAAGCGTATTGTTGAGGAAATGAAAATATATCCTATCCAAACGGATTCAAAACGCTGCGCTTTCGGTCATTTTTATCATTCCATTACAATGGAGCATGTTGATGTGAAAGCAGAATGGGCTTCGATTGATGAAATACATGATCAATTTCATAAAATTGGCGATAAAGTTGTAGAAGCTGTACGCTTAGAGGATGAAGCCGCCGCAAGCAAGTACCTCCAAGAGGCGGAGTATTTATCGAATAAGATCTTTGCAAAAATTGACAGCACTGTTCATATTATCGAAAGCAAGAGTGCAATAGGTGAAGAAGTGCTGCGATAAAAGATGCAGCATAGCGGCAAATTTATGGTTCATGCTGACGCAGGGGTGTACTGACACTTCTGTGTCTTTCTTTTTGAGGAAAAAGACTAGGACCAAGGAAGGGACTTTGGGAAACTATTAGAATCGGAAAGGGTTTGCAAGACTTGTCTCGAATAGTAAAAAAATGGTTGTAGACGCTGCGCTCAATGGTAAAAGTTGTAGCTGAACTTGTTGGCTAGGCGACAAGATTATTTTTATGCCAAACGGAGGAATTTCTATGTACGATTATAAAGGACGCTTAATGAATGCAAGGGTTAATGCCTTCTATTTTCCAGGGCTGTTATCCGCCTTGTCCATTACAGCGAGTATGTTTCTTGATATTGCTATTGTGGGCCAGATGTTAGGATCTGTCGCCATGGGGGCGGTTAATTTAGCCTTGCCATTGACTATGGCCTTTAACATGGTATATATGCTATTGGGAATTGGCGGTGAAGTGCTAGTTTCAGCCGCCAAGGGCGCTGGCAATAAGACGGAGGCCAATACGCTGTTTTCGTTGAGCATGTTTACCATTATTGCGGTGAGCATTGTGACTATGCTTGGCGGTCTTAGTGCGAAAGAACTGATCGCTCAGGTCTTAAGCGGTGGAAATGGCGAGATGGCGCCCTTGGTCTTGCGGTATATTGGTATTATGTTTCTGGCGGCGCCGCTGATGATTGGCATTACCAGCATGACTTATTTTGTCAAAGTAGACGCTCTGCCAAAGCTTGCTGCAGGCGTTATGGTATTTGTAAATATGGTGAGTGTTGTCAGCAAGCTGTTATACCTTGGACCATTGCAGTTAGGCATTGAAGGGGCTGCGTACGGAACCATAACTGGCTTTGTCGCTGGGTTTTTACTTTTAGTGCCGTATTTGTTTTTGCGCAGAAAAAGAACTCTTTCTTTTGTTCCCTTGGCCGTGAAAGATTTTCAACGTTTGGGAAATATTGTAATCGCAGGCCTTCCGTCTGCGATGGGTCAAGGGCTGGGAGCGGTTACCACTTTTTGCACTAACGTAGTGATTCTGGATATTGCCGGCAAGAGCGGCATCATTGTAAGTACGGTCTGCTCTTCTATCTCTATTTTCATTTCTTCTTTCCGCTATGCTGCGACCAGTGCCATGGTTCCAATTGTTGGCGCTCTCTTTGGGGAAAGAGATTGGTGGTCAATGCATCAGGTGGCTATGCGCATTACTAAAATGGTTATGGGATTTGTTCTTGTTAGTATTTTTCTTATTGAATTGCTTCCGGGTAATTTGTTGGCATTTTTCGGAGTTCATGATGCGGCCATTATGGAAATGGGCGTGCCGGCCTTGCGAATTTATGCACTAGGATTTCTATTAAGTTCTTTGAGCTACATCTTAATGACCTATATGCAGACTACGGCTCGCAAGCTTTTTTCCATTGCCATCAGTGTGGGAACGGAGCTTTTGGCAATTCTCTTTATTTATTTGCTTGGATACTCCTTGGGAAATATTGGAGTGTGGAGCCATACTATTGCAGCGCAGGCAGTCTTGCTGTTCTTGAGTGTTTTAACGGCTAAATATATTGGAAAAAAATCTAATGGCAAGTATCACGGGGTGTTCATACATGAAGTGCAGCCGGATTATGTCATGGGAAATTCGATTTATGCGACCCAAGAAGAGGCGGTTGGTTATACAGACATGATCGGTGAGTTTTTTGCGGCTAAGCAAGTTTCACCACAGGCAGTAGCAGAGGCAAAGCACTTGCTGAATCAAGTGTTGAGGGATATTGTGGAGAAAGAAAAAAACCCGCAAAAAACAATTGATATTATGGCGGTTTTGCACGAAGGTTATATAAAAATTCGCCTGCGTGACGACAGCGGCGTGGAGGAATCGTTGCAACTAGAAAGCGATGAGAGAATTGGCCGTTTGAGTGTGATGGGATACAATAATACGTATATAAAAATTCCTGTTTAACCTGTTGGGGCAAGACTTGTCTTTTATGTATTTATAGATTGAAGGAGATCGATAAGATGAAAAAGTATATAGGCGCTCTTAAAATGATGCTTAGTTTGCTGGTTATCTGGGGAGTCCTTGCATTTGCGCCGCAGCAGGCGCAAGCATTTAAATTAGAGGTTACCAACAATCAAGATCGTATGATGAATTGCGCTCTTGTATATTTTGATAGTTCCGCGAAGAAATGGTCATGCAGTGGCTGGTACAATGTGCCTGTGGGGGCAACCAAAAACTTTAATATTAGCAAAGCGGTTCAAACTTCGCATATGTATCTGTATGCGAAGGCAGGCAATGCGGAATTATGCGGCGGCGATGACGCTCCGTATATTACTCGTACGGTTATAAGTAATCAATTTCAGTACTACGACGGCAATAAATGTCCGGCTGGCCCCAATTCTAAGTCTGCACATTTTTACAAGTTTGCCGTTGATGAGAATGATGCCGTTTCTATAGAATGGGGAGCTGCGCGGCAAGAGAAGCAAAGCGTTAAAGAGAGTGCGGGCGGGCAAAACAGCGGTATTACGCAACAAGAGATGCAAGCTATCCAATTATTGAATCGTGACCGGGCCAAGAACGGCTTGAAGTCGCTTCAGGCAGATGCTAAGCTAACACAAGTTGCGCGCAGCCATGCCGCCGATATGGCAAAACAGAACTACTTTAACCATACGAATCTACAAGGGAAATCTCCTTTTGACCGCATGAAAGCGAATGGCATTGCCTATCGCTTAGCTGGTGAAAATATTGCCTACAATCATTCGCTCGAAGCGATGCAGGAGGCGTGGATGAATAGTCCAGGGCATCGGGCCAATATTCTTAATACAGGGTATACTCATGCCGGCGTGGGGCTGTATACTAAAGAGGATGGCACTATTTATGGCGTGCAATTGTTTGCCAGCTATTAAAATGAGCCAGTTCTTGTTAATGGATGAATGAATTGAAAAATGAGTATGGCAAGTAACGGAAAAGGTATAATTAAATTATGATTTCAAGCAGGAAATAAGAGGCTTAAATAGAAATAACTCTTAGAACACATTAATAATCAAGGAGGTAATCGAGATGAGTGAAGTAGTTTTCTATCGTTGTGAAACATGTGGTAATATTGTTGCTTTGATTAAAAATGGAGGCGGGCCCTTGGCTTGTTGCGGGCAAGCCATGACTGAGCTTTCGGCTAATTCTACTGATGCGGCACAAGAAAAACATGTACCGGTTGTGACCAAAGAAGACGGCAAAATTAAGGTAGCCGTAGGTTCCACGCTGCATCCTATGCTGCCGGAACATTACATTGAGTGGGTTGCCTTGGTGACAGAGGATCGGGTTGCTATCCGGTTCTTGAAGCCAGGAGAAGAGCCTAAAGTGGAATTTTGTGAAATGCCTGCTGGCATTGTTTATGAATACTGCAATCTACATGGTTTGTGGATGGCAAAATTCTAAAAATGGGAAAAAGAGTCCTTGTGAGAACAAGGGCTTTTTTTTATGCTGAAAATGAATTTTTAGAGAAAGTACCGGCCTAGAAGAGTATGAACACTTGCAATAAGGAGAAAGATGAGATTTTTGCGCCTAATCACATAATTGAAAATTACAATTATTTAGAATAGACGAGATAAAGCGAGAAAAAAGCAATTTTTATTTTAAATATATAAAATTAAATTAAAATTATCTGCGTGTATGACTTTTTGCGGCGGATACGCCTCGTCTCTTTCGTTGCATTACTTTTGTAGTAGCAGTAAACTAAGAGAGGATCAAGTTAAGTTAATTACTTAATTATCTTATATTGTTTTATTTCGTTTGCTACTGCTACATCCTTGTTATGAGCAGGCGGAATAAGATATAGAAGGAGATGAGAAGATGGCTTTTAAAATGGGCGCGGCTGCATTTGCATTTATTGCACTGTCTTTTCTAGCGCTAGACCTAGTTCATCTGACCGGCGCAATTTAATCATTTAACTAAAACTCATACAAATAAAAAACACCATCCATTTGGGTGGTGTTTTTTATTTGCTGGTTGGTTTTTGTATAATAGTGTAGAATTTATTTTAGTGGTATGTAAGGTGAATAATTTTGGAGCTAAGGAAAGATAAATTATGAGCGAATTAGGTGTTGTGGCGACCATAAAGAATATAGCCAGGATTCATACGGATTTTCCAACTAAGTTCGGTGTTCCTCGTCAAAGCGGTCTGACTCCGTTAATGGCTACCATTGTTTTTGAACCGTTATATCGGGATCCTAGCGCCATTCGGGGTTTAGAGGGGTTTTCTTATATTTGGCTTATTTGGCAGTTTTCAGAGGCGGTGGGCAGCAAAGTTTCACCTACTGTCAGACCGCCGCGGCTAGGCGGCAATACCCGTATGGGAGTATTTGCTACGCGTTCTCCATTTAGGCCCAATCATCTAGGCCTTTCCTCTGTTAAGCTGGAAAATATTGAGATGCATTCCCAGTGGGGGCCCATCTTGCATGTGTCAGGGGCGGATATGATCAATAAGACGCCCATCTTTGATATTAAGCCGTATCTGCCCTATGCGGATAGCCACCCAGAGGCTGCGGCTGGCTTTGCCGCTCCGCATGAAGCGTATAAATTGAAAGTGCTGTTTCCGGAGCGCTGGCTTTCTCTTATTCCAGAGTCTTTGCGGCAGGGGTTGTGCAGTGTGTTGGAACAAGATCCGCGGCCGGCCTATGTTCAAGATTCTGAACGAGTTTTTGGGATTCCCTTTGCTGGTTTTGATGTTCGCTTCATTGTCGCTAAGGGTGTTCTTACGGTTGTTGAAATTGTATGTATTAAAGCATAAACGAAGTGGTCTGTGTTAGACGCAGACCGCTTCGTTTACTTATAGCTCTTAGTATTTCTCCTGCGTACCCTCGCGTGATTCTGGTTCTCTGGTGCAAGCCCCATGCGTTGGGTTCAGCCAAGTTCGCCGATGGTTTGCAAAAAATGCTGTATCACGTGGCTGTACTGGCGGTGGTTGTCAAAAATAGCGGTGCCATGCTTGGAGTTGGCGAATAGATATAACTGGCTAGGCCCCTTGGTGGCTTGCTGCAGCTCAAGGGACATGGAGGCGGGAATAAGCGTATCCGCTTCGCCATGGAGATACAGGATGGGCGTTGTAACATGGCGTACGGATTGCAGCGGCGAAGCGTCATGAAAGGTAGAACGGGAATGAAAGTACGATACAAGGTTCGCATACGGCAAAAGAAGGCTAGTGATATCTAGATTGGCAAGCCAAGGATAATTAAGGGTCTCCATATAGGGAGACAGATATTGCCGTACGTAGAGAGAGAGGAGAGTTTCAAAATCGGAATAAGGGCTGTCAGCGACATAGAAAGCCACGCGTTTACTTTTTTCGTTAAGCTCTGCGTGCAGCAGCGCGGTGGCGGCGCCCATGGATAGACCGTGAACGCCGATGGCGCCGTTAGGGATGCGCTGCGCAAGCCAATTGACCCATTGCTCCAAGTCGTATTTTTCCAAGCTGCCCCAAGTAACGGAATCTCCGCCGCTTTCGCCATGGGCGCGTGAGTCGATCAGCAACACATTAAAGCCGGCACGAAGATAAATTTCTAGGTAGTATAAGCCAATTGTGCGATT
Proteins encoded:
- a CDS encoding alpha/beta hydrolase; this encodes MNSNIDWELQQRKKAYWKTCFLTFMLLFIFCLNLAGLFLGSVIYEETSIIFSQIKTQNRNNSLQQLMNKGTTNYQWENVTVSSPFGYLLSGTFIPNAKPTHKTIIFLHGFTENRTIGLYYLEIYLRAGFNVLLIDSRAHGESGGDSVTWGSLEKYDLEQWVNWLAQRIPNGAIGVHGLSMGAATALLHAELNEKSKRVAFYVADSPYSDFETLLSLYVRQYLSPYMETLNYPWLANLDITSLLLPYANLVSYFHSRSTFHDASPLQSVRHVTTPILYLHGEADTLIPASMSLELQQATKGPSQLYLFANSKHGTAIFDNHRQYSHVIQHFLQTIGELG
- the tsaA gene encoding tRNA (N6-threonylcarbamoyladenosine(37)-N6)-methyltransferase TrmO; translated protein: MSELGVVATIKNIARIHTDFPTKFGVPRQSGLTPLMATIVFEPLYRDPSAIRGLEGFSYIWLIWQFSEAVGSKVSPTVRPPRLGGNTRMGVFATRSPFRPNHLGLSSVKLENIEMHSQWGPILHVSGADMINKTPIFDIKPYLPYADSHPEAAAGFAAPHEAYKLKVLFPERWLSLIPESLRQGLCSVLEQDPRPAYVQDSERVFGIPFAGFDVRFIVAKGVLTVVEIVCIKA